A region of Panicum virgatum strain AP13 chromosome 8N, P.virgatum_v5, whole genome shotgun sequence DNA encodes the following proteins:
- the LOC120685630 gene encoding 3-oxoacyl-[acyl-carrier-protein] synthase, mitochondrial-like isoform X1 codes for MQIGCLQKMRRKKKRESIGGGIGSISNILDASQMTLKISILINMASGHVSMGYGFQMNFLVTIRHNYACATAAQAICDATRMILFGDADVMVAGGTESTIDALSIGGFSRQVKAICLTYRSKIPS; via the exons ATGCAAATTGGTTGCCTtcagaagatgagaagaaagaaaaaacg GGAGTCTATTGGTGGAGGGATTGGAAGCATCTCAAACATTTTAGATGCATCACAAATGACATTGAAAATATCT ATTTTGATCAACATGGCATCAGGCCACGTCAGCATGGGATATGGTTTCCAGATGAACTTCCTTGTTACCATTAGGCATAACTATG CTTGTGCGACCGCTGCTCAAGCTATTTGTGATGCTACACGGATGATTCTATTTGGAGATGCCGATGTGATGGTGGCTGGTGGAACAGAGTCCACTATCGATGCTTTGTCTATAGGTGGATTTTCTAGGCAA GTTAAGGCCATTTGTCTAACATACAGATCCAAAATCCCATCTTGA
- the LOC120685630 gene encoding 3-oxoacyl-[acyl-carrier-protein] synthase, mitochondrial-like isoform X2: protein MQIGCLQKMRRKKKRESIGGGIGSISNILDASQMTLKISILINMASGHVSMGYGFQMNFLVTIRHNYACATAAQAICDATRMILFGDADVMVAGGTESTIDALSIGGFSRLRPFV from the exons ATGCAAATTGGTTGCCTtcagaagatgagaagaaagaaaaaacg GGAGTCTATTGGTGGAGGGATTGGAAGCATCTCAAACATTTTAGATGCATCACAAATGACATTGAAAATATCT ATTTTGATCAACATGGCATCAGGCCACGTCAGCATGGGATATGGTTTCCAGATGAACTTCCTTGTTACCATTAGGCATAACTATG CTTGTGCGACCGCTGCTCAAGCTATTTGTGATGCTACACGGATGATTCTATTTGGAGATGCCGATGTGATGGTGGCTGGTGGAACAGAGTCCACTATCGATGCTTTGTCTATAGGTGGATTTTCTAG GTTAAGGCCATTTGTCTAA